Within the Telopea speciosissima isolate NSW1024214 ecotype Mountain lineage chromosome 4, Tspe_v1, whole genome shotgun sequence genome, the region CCACTCTCCTCTTTTAGATTCCTGTCAATGATTTTTACACAAAAGTAACTCAGACAAACTCATACTACGGTCACTTCCATGCTTGATCCTATTCGACTGCACTCCCAAGGAAATAGGGAGTGAAGAGAATTTAACTGAGACATGCGGGGTATCAACTATCAACTGAACTAATTTTAAAACAATGGTTCCAATCAACGTGTTTCTTATGCATCCAATAagtttaaaaaaacagaaagtgAGGAGTCGGGGAGGAATTACAATGCTCGAACAGGAAACGATCCtttaaacaaaggaaaaaagaaaaatccgaTTACTTATTGAATTAAAATACCAAAATGAAGGAATGGAAACAGTAGAAAGTTAAGTACCACCAAATCGATTTCCCCATGAAAAAGGCCGGCCGTCGTCTTCTTCCTCGTCGAGTTCATCACCGTAGCCGAATTCTGCATCCCCTCTGTAACCCGGTTCACTCCCATAACCTGATTCGTTGCCTTGAGATTCAAAAACCCCAGCTTGCCAAGTCCCAGAACCCAAATTGTCCCTCTCTCCACTCCCAATATCCTTCCCAGTCCCATCCCTTCTGGAATGCTTATTAGCTTCACTAACATCCGACGCCCAACTAGCATCCCCATTACTCACGAACAACTCCCCACTGGAATCCGTGCCGGCAGCAATAGGAAAATCGGAGCAAGTAGCGTAAGCTGCAGACGCCCCAACCGAGCAGCAACGACGAGTACCACTCTTGTCACTACTCCGGCCGGAGACGGATCGGGACCCGCGCCGCCTCCGCTTCCTAGCGATCCAGCCGAAGCTGTCTCTCTTGTGAGGAGCCCTGGGCATCCTCTCTTCTTCCAACAAACGCAGCTTGGACATGTCTAGACTGTCAACAGAGAAACTGGTGGCGCGGTTGGAGAGGCAAGGCCTCTTGCTGTGAACAACGCCATTAGGAGTGGTGGTAGAGGAGGGTTTGGTAGTGTAGAGATCAGGTTCAAGGGTTTTGGAAAGGTTTTGAGACTGAAAAGGCCTCCAGCTGTGGAACTGGAAAGTGCAGGACTCCAAGGCATAGCGAGAATTCAGGGAGGATTTGTGTGTCATCGCTGTTGTGGGAAGTTagacaacattttttttttctttttctgtttcgaTCGTTAAAAAGAGAAT harbors:
- the LOC122657858 gene encoding uncharacterized protein LOC122657858 isoform X1: MTHKSSLNSRYALESCTFQFHSWRPFQSQNLSKTLEPDLYTTKPSSTTTPNGVVHSKRPCLSNRATSFSVDSLDMSKLRLLEEERMPRAPHKRDSFGWIARKRRRRGSRSVSGRSSDKSGTRRCCSVGASAAYATCSDFPIAAGTDSSGELFVSNGDASWASDVSEANKHSRRDGTGKDIGSGERDNLGSGTWQAGVFESQGNESGYGSEPGYRGDAEFGYGDELDEEEDDGRPFSWGNRFGDTDRNMEMVGENTFSEQKAYHRCRRKKQDWRESELLR
- the LOC122657858 gene encoding uncharacterized protein LOC122657858 isoform X2, encoding MTHKSSLNSRYALESCTFQFHSWRPFQSQNLSKTLEPDLYTTKPSSTTTPNGVVHSKRPCLSNRATSFSVDSLDMSKLRLLEEERMPRAPHKRDSFGWIARKRRRRGSRSVSGRSSDKSGTRRCCSVGASAAYATCSDFPIAAGTDSSGELFVSNGDASWASDVSEANKHSRRDGTGKDIGSGERDNLGSGTWQAGVFESQGNESGYGSEPGYRGDAEFGYGDELDEEEDDGRPFSWGNRFGGT